A single window of Ctenopharyngodon idella isolate HZGC_01 chromosome 24, HZGC01, whole genome shotgun sequence DNA harbors:
- the bnip2 gene encoding BCL2/adenovirus E1B 19 kDa protein-interacting protein 2 isoform X1 translates to MATDVIATEEVSNQRDSSDMNANKSNPESDTPNRTFETQENRNISSPTSLSSSSAHSGEELPEDSTTGNSLANGNGAIRTGDPPQEAATPDNRQKQGVRTSTPVRPLHTHSPVEHNGSFEHQESVATTEARLRMEGVELKEEWQDEDFPRPLPEEEDIQLDEELFTGSSGEGAPASQSYGLNSAKKTKKKLLAPEISLNLDHSEGSVLSDELDESTELDLDDIDTPSDNSNEFEWEDDLPKPKSTDLLRKGVESVQEYATTEEREEGRRWRVFRIGEQEHRVDMKAIEPYKRVISHGGYYGDGLNAIIVFAVCFMPESNQPNYRYIMDNLFKYVIGTLELLVAENYMIVYLNGATSRRKMPSVGWLRKCYQQIDRRLRKNLKSLIIVHPSWFIRTLLALTKPFISSKFSQKIKYVYSLTDLAELVPMEYVSIPDCIKQFDEEKNRKKRKRIDKDMHGKVEIATAAVPE, encoded by the exons ATGGCCACAGATGTGATAGCGACTGAAGAAGTCTCAAACCAGAGAGACTCGAGTGATATGAACGCTAACAAAAGTAATCCCGAATCAGACACACCCAACCGGACATTTGAGACGCAAGAAAACAGAAATATAAGTAGCCCaacatcattatcatcatcttcGGCTCATTCTGGAGAAGAACTACCTGAGGACTCCACAACAGGGAATTCACTGGCGAATGGAAACGGTGCGATCCGAACAGGAGATCCGCCGCAGGAAGCAGCGACTCCAGACAATAGACAAAAACAAGGCGTGAGGACTTCAACTCCTGTGCGACcactgcacacacactcaccagtTGAACACAATGGaag ttttgaGCACCAGGAGTCAGTGGCGACCACAGAGGCGCGGCTGAGAATGGAAGGGGTGGAGCTAAAGGAGGAGTGGCAAGATGAGGATTTCCCCAG GCCTCTCCCAGAGGAGGAAGATATTCAGCTTGATGAGGAGCTTTTCACTGGGTCTTCTGGTGAAGGAGCACCTG CTTCACAATCCTACGGACTAAACAGCGCAAAGAAAACTAAAAAGAAACTTCTGGCTCCGGAAATCAGCCTAAATCTAGACCACAGTGAAGGCTCGGTCCTGTCAGATGAGCTGGATGAGAGTACAGAACTGGACCTGGATGATATAGACACCCCTTCAGACAACAGCAACGAGTTTGAGTGGGAAG ATGATCTCCCAAAACCCAAAAGCACAGACCTGCTGCGTAAAGGAGTGGAGTCGGTGCAGGAGTACGCCACCACAGAGGAACGGGAGGAGGGCCGTCGCTGGAGAGTTTTCCGTATCGGAGAACAGGAGCACCGAGTGGACATGAAGGCCATTGAGCCCTACAAGAGGGTTATCAGCCATGGAG GTTACTATGGCGATGGATTGAATGCCATCATCGTCTTTGCTGTTTGCTTTATGCCTGAGAGCAATCAACCAAATTACAGATACATCATGGACAATCTTTTCAA GTATGTCATAGGAACCCTAGAACTGCTTGTAGCTGAGAACTATATGATTGTATACCTGAACGGAGCCACCTCGCGCCGAAAGATGCCCAGCGTGGGCTGGCTCAGGAAGTGCTATCAGCAAATAGATCGAAG GTTAAGGAAGAATTTGAAGTCTTTGATAATTGTGCACCCGTCCTGGTTTATTCGCACCCTCTTGGCCCTCACAAAACCTTTTATAAG CTCAAAATTTAGCCAGAAAATCAAGTATGTGTACAGCCTGACAGACCTGGCTGAGCTTGTCCCGATGGAGTACGTTTCCATACCAGACTGCATTAAACA GTTTGACGAAgaaaaaaataggaaaaaacGTAAAAG
- the bnip2 gene encoding BCL2/adenovirus E1B 19 kDa protein-interacting protein 2 isoform X2 — translation MATDVIATEEVSNQRDSSDMNANKSNPESDTPNRTFETQENRNISSPTSLSSSSAHSGEELPEDSTTGNSLANGNGAIRTGDPPQEAATPDNRQKQGVRTSTPVRPLHTHSPVEHNGSFEHQESVATTEARLRMEGVELKEEWQDEDFPRPLPEEEDIQLDEELFTGSSGEGAPASQSYGLNSAKKTKKKLLAPEISLNLDHSEGSVLSDELDESTELDLDDIDTPSDNSNEFEWEDDLPKPKSTDLLRKGVESVQEYATTEEREEGRRWRVFRIGEQEHRVDMKAIEPYKRVISHGGYYGDGLNAIIVFAVCFMPESNQPNYRYIMDNLFKYVIGTLELLVAENYMIVYLNGATSRRKMPSVGWLRKCYQQIDRRLRKNLKSLIIVHPSWFIRTLLALTKPFISSKFSQKIKYVYSLTDLAELVPMEYVSIPDCIKQIDKDMHGKVEIATAAVPE, via the exons ATGGCCACAGATGTGATAGCGACTGAAGAAGTCTCAAACCAGAGAGACTCGAGTGATATGAACGCTAACAAAAGTAATCCCGAATCAGACACACCCAACCGGACATTTGAGACGCAAGAAAACAGAAATATAAGTAGCCCaacatcattatcatcatcttcGGCTCATTCTGGAGAAGAACTACCTGAGGACTCCACAACAGGGAATTCACTGGCGAATGGAAACGGTGCGATCCGAACAGGAGATCCGCCGCAGGAAGCAGCGACTCCAGACAATAGACAAAAACAAGGCGTGAGGACTTCAACTCCTGTGCGACcactgcacacacactcaccagtTGAACACAATGGaag ttttgaGCACCAGGAGTCAGTGGCGACCACAGAGGCGCGGCTGAGAATGGAAGGGGTGGAGCTAAAGGAGGAGTGGCAAGATGAGGATTTCCCCAG GCCTCTCCCAGAGGAGGAAGATATTCAGCTTGATGAGGAGCTTTTCACTGGGTCTTCTGGTGAAGGAGCACCTG CTTCACAATCCTACGGACTAAACAGCGCAAAGAAAACTAAAAAGAAACTTCTGGCTCCGGAAATCAGCCTAAATCTAGACCACAGTGAAGGCTCGGTCCTGTCAGATGAGCTGGATGAGAGTACAGAACTGGACCTGGATGATATAGACACCCCTTCAGACAACAGCAACGAGTTTGAGTGGGAAG ATGATCTCCCAAAACCCAAAAGCACAGACCTGCTGCGTAAAGGAGTGGAGTCGGTGCAGGAGTACGCCACCACAGAGGAACGGGAGGAGGGCCGTCGCTGGAGAGTTTTCCGTATCGGAGAACAGGAGCACCGAGTGGACATGAAGGCCATTGAGCCCTACAAGAGGGTTATCAGCCATGGAG GTTACTATGGCGATGGATTGAATGCCATCATCGTCTTTGCTGTTTGCTTTATGCCTGAGAGCAATCAACCAAATTACAGATACATCATGGACAATCTTTTCAA GTATGTCATAGGAACCCTAGAACTGCTTGTAGCTGAGAACTATATGATTGTATACCTGAACGGAGCCACCTCGCGCCGAAAGATGCCCAGCGTGGGCTGGCTCAGGAAGTGCTATCAGCAAATAGATCGAAG GTTAAGGAAGAATTTGAAGTCTTTGATAATTGTGCACCCGTCCTGGTTTATTCGCACCCTCTTGGCCCTCACAAAACCTTTTATAAG CTCAAAATTTAGCCAGAAAATCAAGTATGTGTACAGCCTGACAGACCTGGCTGAGCTTGTCCCGATGGAGTACGTTTCCATACCAGACTGCATTAAACA